The Deinococcus aestuarii genome window below encodes:
- a CDS encoding arabinan endo-1,5-alpha-L-arabinosidase → MSRFTPLLPLALGSLALGGGGRPTQPILKGDLQIHDPTLLKVGTTYVALGTGYENVGGGTLRIKTSPDGVTWTDAGTLGETQPAWVEGQLGTAPPNLWAPHLFTRNGTIYLYYAASFFGKNTSAIGLMTNRTLDPRNPGRGWENQGIVVTSEEGDNFNAIDAARIDTPDGRAWLAFGSFWDGIKMRELDPTSGKLKTDNPQLYSLASRGGGAIEAPSILRRDGYYYLFVSFDRCCAGLESTYRIMVGRSKNVTGPYVDEEGVPMLQGGGSQLQATSGRFIGPGGQEVVHDGTRDLLVYHYYDGDLGGTPQLQTALPRWGADGWPTLDPLPQGGRP, encoded by the coding sequence GTGAGCCGGTTCACCCCTCTCCTCCCCCTCGCGTTGGGCTCGCTCGCGCTGGGGGGAGGCGGGCGCCCCACCCAGCCTATCTTGAAAGGTGACCTGCAAATTCACGACCCCACGCTGCTGAAAGTTGGAACCACCTACGTCGCCCTCGGCACCGGCTACGAGAATGTGGGCGGCGGGACGCTGCGGATCAAGACCTCACCTGACGGCGTGACGTGGACGGACGCGGGGACGCTGGGGGAGACGCAACCGGCGTGGGTGGAGGGGCAGCTCGGAACCGCACCACCTAACCTCTGGGCGCCGCACCTCTTTACCCGCAACGGGACGATCTACCTCTATTACGCCGCCTCTTTCTTCGGGAAGAACACGAGCGCCATCGGGCTGATGACGAACAGAACCCTCGACCCCAGGAACCCGGGCAGGGGTTGGGAGAATCAGGGCATCGTCGTCACCAGCGAGGAGGGGGACAACTTTAATGCCATCGACGCGGCCCGCATCGACACACCGGACGGGCGAGCGTGGCTGGCCTTCGGGTCTTTTTGGGACGGGATCAAGATGCGGGAACTCGATCCCACGAGCGGCAAATTGAAGACCGACAACCCGCAGCTCTACAGCCTCGCCTCACGCGGCGGCGGAGCCATCGAGGCGCCTTCGATCCTGCGACGTGACGGTTACTACTATCTCTTCGTGTCGTTCGACCGCTGCTGCGCGGGGTTGGAGAGCACCTACCGCATCATGGTGGGCCGCTCGAAGAACGTGACCGGGCCGTACGTGGACGAGGAGGGCGTGCCCATGCTGCAAGGGGGAGGCAGCCAGCTTCAGGCCACCTCGGGCCGTTTCATCGGGCCAGGCGGGCAGGAGGTCGTGCACGACGGCACGCGCGACCTGCTCGTCTACCACTACTACGACGGGGACCTGGGGGGCACACCTCAACTCCAGACCGCGCTCCCGCGCTGGGGGGCCGACGGCTGGCCCACCCTCGACCCCCTGCCTCAAGGAGGACGGCCATGA
- a CDS encoding zinc-dependent alcohol dehydrogenase, with the protein MSHPAAILTGPGQFALTQRDLTPAQAGEVVVEIRTVGVCGSDIHMFADGRIGNIEIAEPLVLGHEFMGVVVQAPEGTLGGDARPLKVGDRVAVEPHVACGHCRECREGNPNLCTHHTFMGVFPRDGALQKYLTAPAHNCFVLPEGVTDNGGALLEPLGVALHALRLGHVNVGDRAAVVGAGPIGLLLVQLLKLAGVTALHVIEPLAWRRDFATRSGATSVAASFDPSEDSRYDVVFEAGWADDSVQTSALLARPGAKVVLVGIPGDDRCTVQHSLARRKGLSLIFSRRMAHTYPEAIALVERGMVDVDALISDVFPLEQVQRAFERHSGYEDGVIKVMVQVG; encoded by the coding sequence ATGAGCCACCCCGCCGCCATACTGACCGGCCCCGGCCAGTTCGCCCTGACCCAGCGTGACCTGACTCCGGCCCAAGCGGGCGAGGTCGTGGTGGAGATCCGCACTGTCGGTGTGTGCGGCTCCGATATCCACATGTTCGCGGACGGGCGCATCGGGAACATCGAGATCGCCGAACCCCTCGTGCTCGGCCACGAGTTCATGGGCGTGGTGGTGCAGGCGCCGGAGGGGACGCTGGGCGGCGACGCTAGGCCGCTGAAGGTCGGGGACCGGGTGGCCGTCGAGCCGCATGTCGCCTGCGGGCACTGCCGGGAGTGCCGGGAGGGGAATCCCAACCTTTGCACCCACCACACCTTCATGGGCGTGTTCCCGCGCGACGGGGCCCTCCAGAAGTACCTCACCGCGCCCGCCCACAACTGCTTCGTCCTGCCGGAGGGCGTGACGGACAACGGCGGGGCGCTGCTCGAACCCCTGGGAGTGGCCCTCCACGCCCTGCGGCTGGGACATGTGAACGTGGGAGACCGGGCCGCCGTCGTGGGCGCCGGACCCATCGGCCTGCTGCTCGTCCAGCTTCTCAAGCTCGCAGGCGTCACGGCTCTGCACGTCATCGAGCCGCTGGCCTGGCGCCGGGACTTCGCCACCCGCAGCGGCGCGACTTCCGTAGCCGCGTCCTTCGACCCTTCGGAGGACTCCCGCTACGACGTGGTGTTCGAGGCGGGGTGGGCGGACGACTCGGTGCAGACCTCGGCCCTCCTCGCGCGGCCCGGGGCGAAGGTCGTCCTCGTCGGGATTCCGGGGGACGACCGTTGCACGGTGCAGCACTCGCTGGCCCGGCGCAAGGGGCTGTCGCTGATCTTCTCGCGGCGGATGGCGCACACCTACCCGGAAGCCATCGCCCTGGTGGAACGCGGCATGGTGGACGTGGACGCCCTCATCAGCGACGTGTTCCCTCTGGAACAGGTACAGCGTGCCTTCGAGCGCCACTCGGGGTATGAGGACGGCGTGATCAAGGTGATGGTCCAGGTGGGGTAA
- a CDS encoding glycoside hydrolase family 127 protein, with product MTDTANDRLRFTPLPLQDVTLNDRFWRPRLEVNQTTTLPFLYGQLEKVGAIRALDLQPRPLIIPRQPSGVTPQMWWDSDLAKWIETVAYTLATHPDPALEAQVDALVGKIAAAQGPDGYLNTFFTAIDPAGRLTNERDWHELYNAGHLIEGAVAYTQATGKTTFLGVMERYTRFLMGVYGDGPDQKRGYPGHEEIELALVKLFRLTGRREYLEFARFLVEERGQQPYFFDEEARARGETPDHALLSHGDALPYEYMQAHKPVREQDKVVGHAVRAMYLYSAMADLAAELGDESLRHACERLWEDLTSRRLYITGGLGPSAHNEGMTTDYDLPNDTAYAETCAAVGLVFWAQRMLNLTGDGQYADLMERALYNNVLSSVAQDGRHFFYDNPLESHGDKHRWEWHICPCCPPNVSRLLASLGHYLYGVSGEGIALHLYTSGTARFEVGGQQVTLHQHSEYPWDGKVTLRFDLDRPLRFTLSLRLPGWCRESQLAVNGEAVDLSGARDGYVHLTRAWSGQDQVDLTLPMPVERVYAHPDVRQGAGLVALQRGPIVYCVEGADADVPLHRLALSREAALTATFEPDLLGGATVIRGEVRAEESGDWPGTLYRTAPPRQATAPLCAVPYALWDQREPGEMRVWLREEGTERRPSSAPHPGRSP from the coding sequence ATGACGGACACGGCAAACGACCGCCTGCGCTTCACGCCCCTGCCCCTTCAGGACGTCACGCTGAATGACCGCTTCTGGCGTCCGCGTCTGGAGGTCAACCAGACCACGACCCTGCCCTTCCTGTACGGGCAACTGGAGAAGGTAGGGGCGATACGGGCCCTCGACCTGCAACCCCGCCCGCTGATCATCCCCCGGCAACCCAGCGGCGTCACTCCCCAGATGTGGTGGGATTCGGACCTCGCCAAGTGGATCGAGACCGTCGCCTACACCCTCGCCACCCACCCTGACCCGGCCCTGGAGGCGCAGGTGGACGCGCTGGTGGGGAAGATCGCGGCGGCGCAGGGGCCCGACGGCTACCTCAACACCTTCTTCACCGCCATCGATCCTGCCGGGCGGCTGACCAATGAGCGTGACTGGCACGAGCTGTACAACGCCGGCCACCTGATCGAGGGCGCGGTCGCCTACACGCAGGCCACCGGGAAGACGACCTTCCTGGGCGTGATGGAGCGCTACACCCGCTTCCTGATGGGCGTGTACGGCGACGGCCCCGATCAGAAACGCGGTTACCCCGGCCATGAGGAGATTGAGCTGGCGCTGGTGAAGCTCTTCCGACTGACCGGCAGGCGCGAGTACCTGGAGTTTGCCCGCTTCCTCGTGGAGGAGCGCGGGCAGCAGCCGTACTTCTTCGACGAGGAGGCGCGGGCCCGCGGGGAGACGCCCGATCACGCCCTCCTCTCGCACGGCGACGCTCTTCCTTACGAGTACATGCAGGCCCATAAACCCGTGCGTGAGCAGGACAAGGTGGTCGGCCACGCCGTCCGCGCGATGTACCTCTACAGTGCGATGGCCGACCTCGCCGCAGAGCTGGGAGATGAATCGCTGCGCCACGCCTGCGAGCGGCTGTGGGAGGACCTCACGTCGCGGCGGCTGTACATCACGGGCGGGCTCGGCCCCTCCGCCCACAACGAAGGGATGACCACGGACTACGACCTGCCCAACGACACGGCCTACGCCGAAACGTGCGCCGCCGTGGGTCTGGTCTTCTGGGCGCAGCGGATGCTCAACCTCACCGGGGACGGTCAGTACGCCGACCTGATGGAGCGGGCGCTGTACAACAACGTGCTGAGCAGCGTGGCACAGGACGGGCGGCACTTCTTCTACGACAACCCGCTGGAGAGTCACGGCGACAAACACCGCTGGGAATGGCACATCTGCCCTTGCTGCCCACCCAACGTCTCGCGCCTGCTCGCCTCCCTGGGACACTACCTGTACGGCGTCAGCGGGGAGGGCATCGCCCTTCACCTGTACACGAGCGGGACCGCCCGATTCGAGGTCGGGGGCCAGCAGGTCACGCTCCACCAGCACAGCGAATACCCCTGGGATGGGAAGGTCACGTTGAGGTTTGACCTGGACCGGCCCCTCCGGTTCACCCTGTCGCTCCGTTTGCCCGGTTGGTGCCGTGAGTCCCAGCTTGCCGTCAACGGCGAGGCGGTGGACCTGTCGGGCGCTCGGGACGGCTACGTTCACCTCACCCGGGCGTGGAGCGGTCAGGACCAGGTGGATCTCACCCTCCCTATGCCCGTGGAGCGGGTGTACGCGCACCCGGACGTGCGGCAGGGCGCGGGGCTGGTCGCTCTGCAACGCGGTCCCATCGTGTACTGCGTGGAGGGCGCCGACGCGGATGTCCCACTGCACCGGCTCGCCCTGTCGCGCGAGGCAGCCCTGACGGCGACCTTCGAGCCGGACCTGTTGGGCGGCGCCACTGTCATTCGCGGGGAGGTCCGGGCCGAGGAGTCCGGCGACTGGCCGGGAACGCTGTACCGGACGGCTCCCCCTCGTCAAGCCACCGCCCCGCTGTGCGCCGTGCCCTACGCGCTGTGGGACCAGCGCGAACCTGGGGAGATGCGCGTGTGGTTGCGTGAAGAGGGAACAGAGCGCCGTCCCTCGTCCGCCCCTCATCCCGGGAGGAGCCCATGA
- a CDS encoding tyrosine-type recombinase/integrase, with protein MTSLGDAVTAQQGASYTLDLKRGALLDQASAWTALHEDELRRRATEAARDKNGEVLWDLTLAYLTTLSRVGITISPHTLRSYRTGVRQFLTHAEDRAWNLLRPRRNDAAFWITSLTANPGGEGRKAAATVRSRVAAANTLYAALRWAGATDAHPFQDVKQPRDRTEAISKRPPYRETVVHRALGAAERAGRTDLRVLILLCAHAGLRIEEALTLTWPDVDTRHRRLTVRGKGNKVRIVGLSGTLLDALQDHAGRGKGGRLFTFRYRSGAAYHLRRLMEAEGLRWTGFHPYRKYNGTLLYKRTRDFARVAHHLGHASVNTTRAYVEVPADDLADELADL; from the coding sequence GTGACCTCTCTAGGAGACGCCGTCACTGCGCAGCAGGGGGCCTCATACACCCTTGACCTTAAACGGGGTGCCCTCCTCGACCAAGCCTCCGCCTGGACCGCCTTACACGAGGACGAGTTGCGCCGCCGCGCCACCGAGGCCGCCCGCGACAAGAACGGGGAGGTTCTGTGGGACCTGACCCTCGCGTACCTCACCACGCTGTCCCGGGTCGGCATCACCATCAGTCCGCACACCCTGCGCTCGTACCGCACCGGCGTCCGGCAATTCCTGACGCACGCTGAGGACCGCGCCTGGAACCTCCTGCGACCGAGGCGCAACGACGCCGCCTTCTGGATCACCAGCCTGACCGCTAACCCGGGCGGTGAAGGGCGGAAGGCGGCGGCCACCGTCCGCTCCCGAGTCGCGGCAGCAAATACCTTGTACGCCGCCCTGCGCTGGGCCGGGGCGACGGACGCCCACCCCTTTCAGGACGTCAAACAACCCCGGGACCGCACCGAGGCCATCAGCAAACGCCCCCCCTACCGCGAAACCGTCGTCCACCGGGCGCTCGGGGCCGCCGAGCGCGCCGGGCGCACCGACCTGCGGGTGCTGATCTTGCTGTGCGCCCACGCCGGGCTGCGCATCGAGGAAGCCCTCACCCTCACCTGGCCGGACGTGGACACCCGCCACCGCCGCCTGACCGTCCGGGGCAAGGGGAACAAGGTGCGCATCGTCGGCCTCTCCGGCACCCTGCTCGACGCCCTCCAGGACCACGCCGGGCGCGGCAAAGGCGGGCGGCTATTCACCTTCCGGTACCGCTCGGGGGCGGCGTACCACCTGCGCCGCCTGATGGAAGCCGAGGGGCTGCGCTGGACCGGCTTCCACCCCTACCGCAAATACAACGGGACCCTCCTGTACAAGCGCACCCGGGACTTTGCCCGCGTCGCCCACCACCTGGGGCATGCCTCGGTGAACACCACCCGCGCTTATGTCGAGGTGCCCGCCGATGACCTCGCGGACGAACTCGCCGACCTGTAA
- a CDS encoding J domain-containing protein: protein MTFSPDIRGARSLAAAAVAFTVLLFAQRVLGLQGGVPVVLALVVFALSLRSQDQVGRLLAVALLVMFFLLARLVPGNTAVLLIAPVLAFLALRHLALHRRALGFDRHLGRLVRSLSAGWKVYLPRDPQAYHVARVLVSPEGQTFFVGITPGRAEQRYGTPHVNWRDVTADTVRALAARDPGVVSRGQHVLWVVKPPRAQGDYETTAEHGVSTVIGTADELAGQLQAWSGMRRNLEQASLEPSPADLGRRVEAEAVQELYNLMPPEWEMIPNLLLASGGDADAILVSPAGEKYVVDVKARTDRMDLGAPRGDRVKSWREIHDQVRHAARQLQGVPVVWQPRARDTDFSLIGEVWCLRGGAEDLLEALETLGGADGGGGPHEVLGVAPDASPEEIRAAYRELAKKYHPDRVGHLGPEFRQLAERRMQAINAAYHKLLG from the coding sequence ATGACCTTCAGCCCAGACATCCGGGGCGCCCGGAGCCTCGCGGCGGCCGCTGTGGCGTTCACGGTCCTGCTGTTCGCGCAACGGGTTCTGGGACTCCAGGGTGGAGTGCCCGTGGTGCTTGCCCTGGTGGTCTTTGCCCTGAGCCTGCGCTCCCAGGATCAGGTGGGGCGCCTGCTCGCGGTCGCGCTGCTGGTGATGTTCTTCCTGCTGGCCCGCCTGGTTCCCGGGAACACTGCGGTGCTGCTGATCGCGCCGGTCCTGGCGTTCCTGGCGCTGCGTCACCTGGCACTCCACCGACGGGCGCTGGGGTTCGACCGTCACCTCGGACGCCTGGTCAGGAGCCTCAGTGCGGGGTGGAAGGTCTACCTGCCCAGGGACCCGCAGGCTTACCACGTCGCGCGGGTCCTGGTGAGCCCGGAGGGACAGACCTTCTTCGTCGGGATCACGCCCGGACGGGCCGAGCAGCGGTACGGCACGCCGCACGTGAACTGGCGGGACGTGACCGCCGACACCGTGCGTGCCCTGGCCGCCCGTGACCCCGGGGTGGTGAGCCGTGGGCAGCACGTTCTGTGGGTGGTCAAGCCCCCGCGAGCCCAGGGGGACTACGAGACGACCGCCGAGCATGGGGTGAGCACGGTGATCGGCACGGCGGACGAACTCGCCGGGCAGTTGCAGGCCTGGTCCGGGATGCGGCGCAACCTGGAGCAGGCCTCGCTCGAGCCCTCACCCGCTGACCTCGGGCGGCGGGTCGAGGCGGAGGCCGTTCAGGAGCTGTACAACCTCATGCCCCCCGAGTGGGAGATGATCCCGAACCTGCTGCTGGCCTCGGGGGGCGACGCGGACGCCATCCTCGTGTCGCCGGCGGGAGAGAAGTACGTGGTGGACGTGAAGGCCAGGACGGACCGGATGGACCTGGGGGCGCCGAGAGGGGACCGGGTGAAGTCGTGGCGGGAGATCCACGACCAGGTGCGGCACGCGGCGCGCCAGCTTCAGGGCGTGCCGGTGGTGTGGCAGCCCCGCGCCCGGGACACGGACTTCTCTTTGATTGGTGAGGTGTGGTGCCTGCGTGGGGGGGCGGAGGACCTGCTTGAGGCGTTGGAGACGCTGGGAGGTGCGGACGGCGGGGGAGGACCGCACGAAGTGCTGGGGGTGGCACCCGACGCCTCGCCGGAGGAGATTCGGGCAGCGTACCGGGAGCTGGCCAAGAAGTACCATCCGGACCGGGTCGGGCACCTAGGGCCGGAGTTCCGTCAGTTGGCCGAGCGGCGGATGCAGGCGATCAATGCGGCCTACCACAAGCTCCTGGGTTGA
- a CDS encoding helix-turn-helix domain-containing protein, which translates to MPSRKRQARPEHLAFQVALGELIRAGRKPRFNQDDFADRVGVYRSHMGLIEQGKLDLRLSTLLAVAEALDLPLSELIRQVEARLAEDSLSPTSPSDRG; encoded by the coding sequence ATGCCGTCACGCAAGCGTCAGGCCCGTCCCGAGCACCTTGCCTTTCAGGTCGCGCTGGGTGAGTTGATCCGCGCCGGGCGCAAGCCGAGGTTCAATCAGGACGACTTTGCGGACCGGGTGGGGGTGTACCGCAGCCACATGGGGTTGATCGAGCAGGGCAAGCTCGACCTGCGCCTCTCTACCCTGTTGGCGGTAGCCGAGGCGCTCGACCTGCCCCTGTCCGAACTCATCCGGCAGGTCGAGGCCCGGCTGGCGGAGGACAGCCTCTCCCCTACTTCCCCATCAGATCGCGGGTGA
- a CDS encoding helix-turn-helix domain-containing protein, with product MSATRWKLADFLKARGFSAYALVKASGVKQPNTIYRIARPGHEPTRVDLPTLTLILDGLRQLTGEDVQIGDILEYHPD from the coding sequence ATGTCTGCAACGCGGTGGAAGCTCGCCGATTTCCTCAAGGCTCGTGGCTTCTCCGCCTATGCTCTCGTGAAAGCCAGTGGGGTGAAGCAGCCCAATACGATTTATCGCATCGCACGGCCAGGTCATGAACCGACTCGAGTAGATTTACCGACCCTCACCCTCATTCTCGATGGCCTGCGCCAACTTACCGGCGAGGACGTCCAGATCGGCGACATCCTGGAGTACCACCCAGACTGA
- a CDS encoding nucleotidyl transferase AbiEii/AbiGii toxin family protein, producing the protein MRYKTPAAFRRALSDRLRTLAEDNGEDLAHLQRRLAYERFLARLNRVHEDAYVLKGGYALELRLGGHARATKDLDFNAPPKPAEDILDDLADAAEADLGDFFLFTVTPPQAGRGALQGPPEGGRRFRVEAQLDGKPYTWFLVDVGQCDTLINAPERLPARIDLAFAELDSPAMYSYPLPEHFAEKLHAYTRPRPNDVRTRVKDLFDLSLIIGELRLAPGPDVQHVTQDVFTRYGTHPLPRSDELRPPPEEWRVPFAALARDADHAVTDMSVAYQHITSCSSAAGVPASPSGCSGWAWAPLWA; encoded by the coding sequence GTGAGGTACAAGACACCCGCCGCCTTCCGCCGGGCCCTCAGCGACCGCCTTCGCACCCTCGCTGAGGACAACGGTGAGGACCTCGCCCATCTCCAACGTCGGCTCGCGTACGAGCGATTCCTGGCCCGCCTCAACCGTGTTCACGAGGACGCGTACGTTCTGAAGGGTGGGTACGCTCTCGAACTCCGCCTCGGCGGCCATGCCCGCGCTACCAAGGATCTCGACTTCAACGCCCCTCCCAAACCCGCCGAGGACATCCTCGATGATCTTGCCGATGCCGCAGAAGCTGACCTCGGCGACTTTTTCCTTTTCACCGTCACGCCTCCCCAGGCGGGCCGGGGCGCCCTCCAGGGCCCTCCGGAAGGGGGCCGGCGTTTCCGGGTCGAGGCGCAGCTCGACGGGAAGCCCTATACGTGGTTCCTCGTCGATGTCGGCCAGTGCGACACCCTGATCAACGCCCCCGAGCGCCTGCCAGCCCGCATCGACCTGGCTTTTGCCGAACTCGACTCGCCCGCGATGTACAGCTACCCTCTTCCCGAGCACTTCGCGGAGAAGCTCCACGCGTACACCCGTCCCCGCCCCAATGACGTCCGCACCCGCGTCAAGGATCTGTTCGACCTCAGCCTCATCATCGGTGAACTTCGTCTGGCGCCCGGTCCCGACGTCCAACACGTCACCCAGGACGTCTTCACCCGCTACGGCACCCATCCGCTGCCCAGGTCCGACGAGCTGCGTCCTCCCCCTGAGGAGTGGCGTGTCCCCTTCGCGGCGCTCGCCCGCGACGCCGACCACGCGGTCACGGACATGAGTGTCGCCTACCAGCACATCACAAGTTGTAGTTCTGCGGCGGGCGTGCCGGCCAGTCCTAGCGGTTGCTCGGGGTGGGCCTGGGCGCCTCTTTGGGCCTGA
- a CDS encoding type IV toxin-antitoxin system AbiEi family antitoxin domain-containing protein, with amino-acid sequence MTQQHRRQLFEVADGQAGYFSAKQAEAAGFSRRLQHHYARIGEWLRPERGVYRLRDYPEGRADQFARLTLWSRDLHDQPQAVVSHDTALRHHDLSDHDPSRVHLTVPPGFRKAPPRGVVLHRAHLAPQDTQPAGGYRVTTPARTLLDLADSPLSPEHLHRAVQEASARGLIRPRRLLAAAQDLPPAARRRLLNALEAS; translated from the coding sequence GTGACTCAGCAACACCGGCGGCAGCTGTTCGAGGTCGCCGACGGCCAGGCCGGCTACTTCAGTGCCAAGCAGGCCGAGGCGGCCGGCTTCTCCCGTCGCCTCCAGCACCACTACGCCCGCATCGGCGAATGGCTGCGCCCCGAGCGCGGCGTCTACCGCCTGCGCGACTACCCCGAGGGCCGCGCCGATCAGTTCGCCCGCCTCACCCTCTGGAGCCGCGACCTCCACGACCAGCCCCAGGCGGTCGTCTCCCACGACACCGCCCTGCGTCACCACGACCTCAGCGATCACGATCCCAGCCGGGTGCACCTGACGGTCCCGCCCGGTTTCCGCAAGGCCCCACCGCGTGGGGTGGTCCTCCACCGGGCGCACCTCGCGCCCCAGGACACCCAGCCCGCCGGCGGGTACCGCGTGACGACCCCCGCGCGCACGCTCCTCGATCTGGCGGACAGCCCCCTCAGCCCAGAACACCTGCACCGCGCCGTTCAGGAGGCCTCAGCACGTGGGCTGATCCGCCCACGCCGCCTGCTGGCCGCCGCCCAGGACCTGCCGCCCGCCGCCCGCCGCCGCCTGCTGAACGCTCTGGAGGCCTCGTGA
- a CDS encoding replication initiator protein A — translation MSQGNEKWINELTLARSGVFSILNRDNGDDQSWETTFSIGDRHFYVQGVAARGRPHGVDPDVLLALQTLFFEAGCPDDDTVECTAYRLLKLTPLGTRGNAYARLRESLLRLEGVSWLTRVSRQSGGRFRGTTETNRLIDRISVRDTSLSASGEGGTIEAGAPLRVTFSRQFAQSIREGFYQILDAELLNDLKQPTARSLYRVLQAHRVGDDGSLVRELPVIMAAWREATGLSGQRPNNVKRTLDGAHVHLIAAKYLRDVSYEGSGEGARIKYEFEGEVDPELVRLLTEMKVSRPVAEALVADHPERIRPAVRAVRRRLDEGYRPRSLAATVVDAVRHPEKYDVRMGEFKKAPTQAKVKAQPQPQPVLLPLNRQESLGMIRSILRVKLGRAPRGEALASLETLDDAAVDRLSAAARGQEDLIASVEELTGEPL, via the coding sequence ATGAGCCAGGGCAACGAAAAGTGGATCAACGAGCTGACCCTGGCGCGGTCCGGGGTATTCAGCATCCTGAACCGGGACAACGGCGATGACCAGAGCTGGGAGACCACCTTTAGCATCGGCGACCGCCACTTCTACGTTCAAGGCGTCGCGGCCCGCGGTCGGCCGCACGGCGTGGACCCGGATGTCCTGCTCGCGCTGCAGACGTTGTTCTTCGAGGCGGGTTGCCCGGACGACGACACTGTGGAATGCACGGCCTACCGACTGCTGAAGCTCACCCCGCTCGGCACCCGCGGCAACGCCTACGCCCGGCTGCGCGAGAGCCTGCTGCGGCTGGAGGGGGTGAGCTGGCTCACGCGCGTCTCCCGTCAGTCGGGCGGGCGGTTTCGCGGCACCACCGAGACCAACCGCCTGATCGACCGCATCTCCGTGCGGGACACCAGTCTGAGCGCCAGCGGCGAGGGGGGGACCATTGAGGCGGGCGCACCCCTGCGGGTGACCTTCTCGCGGCAGTTCGCCCAATCGATCCGCGAGGGCTTCTACCAGATCCTCGACGCCGAGTTGCTCAATGATCTGAAACAGCCCACCGCGCGCAGCCTGTACCGGGTGCTGCAGGCGCACCGCGTTGGGGACGACGGCTCACTCGTGCGGGAGCTGCCGGTCATCATGGCGGCTTGGCGGGAAGCGACCGGGCTGAGCGGCCAGCGGCCCAACAACGTCAAGCGGACCCTGGATGGCGCCCACGTGCACCTGATCGCAGCCAAGTACCTGCGCGACGTGTCCTACGAGGGCTCTGGCGAGGGTGCGCGCATCAAGTACGAGTTCGAGGGGGAGGTGGACCCCGAGCTGGTCCGGTTGCTGACCGAGATGAAGGTGAGCCGCCCGGTGGCCGAGGCCCTCGTCGCCGATCACCCCGAGCGCATCCGGCCAGCGGTGCGGGCGGTGCGCCGGCGGCTCGACGAGGGCTACCGGCCGAGGTCGCTCGCCGCAACGGTGGTGGACGCCGTCCGCCATCCCGAGAAGTACGACGTCAGAATGGGTGAATTCAAGAAGGCGCCCACCCAGGCCAAGGTGAAGGCCCAACCCCAACCGCAGCCGGTGCTGCTGCCCCTGAACCGCCAGGAGTCGCTCGGCATGATCCGCTCGATCCTGCGGGTGAAATTGGGCCGCGCGCCCCGCGGTGAGGCCCTCGCCAGTCTTGAGACCCTAGACGACGCGGCCGTGGACCGGCTGTCCGCCGCAGCCCGGGGCCAGGAGGACCTGATCGCGTCCGTGGAGGAGCTCACGGGCGAGCCCCTTTGA